The following coding sequences are from one Pseudomonas oryzae window:
- the tuf gene encoding elongation factor Tu, with protein sequence MAKEKFERNKPHVNVGTIGHVDHGKTTLTAALTKVCAETWGGAARAFDQIDNAPEEKARGITINTSHVEYDSPSRHYAHVDCPGHADYVKNMITGAAQMDGAILVCSAADGPMPQTREHILLSRQVGVPYIVVFLNKADMVDDAELLELVEMEVRDLLSTYDFPGDDTPIVIGSALMALNGQDDNEMGVSAVRKLVETLDSYIPEPVRAIDQPFLMPIEDVFSISGRGTVVTGRVERGIVKVGEEVEIVGIRPTTKTTCTGVEMFRKLLDEGRAGENIGALLRGTKREDVERGQVLAKPGTIKPHTKFEAEVYVLSKEEGGRHTPFFKGYRPQFYFRTTDVTGNCELPEGVEMVMPGDNVKMVVTLIAPIAMEDGLRFAIREGGRTVGAGVVAKIIE encoded by the coding sequence ATGGCTAAAGAGAAATTTGAACGTAACAAACCGCACGTCAACGTCGGCACCATCGGTCACGTTGACCATGGCAAGACCACTCTGACCGCTGCTCTGACCAAGGTCTGCGCCGAGACCTGGGGTGGCGCCGCTCGTGCCTTCGACCAGATCGACAACGCTCCGGAAGAAAAGGCTCGTGGCATCACCATCAACACCTCGCACGTCGAGTACGACTCCCCGAGCCGTCACTACGCTCACGTTGACTGCCCCGGTCACGCTGACTACGTGAAGAACATGATCACCGGTGCTGCCCAGATGGACGGCGCTATCCTGGTCTGCTCCGCTGCCGACGGCCCCATGCCGCAGACCCGCGAGCACATCCTGCTGTCCCGTCAGGTAGGCGTTCCCTACATTGTCGTGTTCCTGAACAAGGCCGACATGGTTGACGACGCCGAGCTGCTGGAACTGGTCGAGATGGAAGTTCGCGACCTGCTGAGCACCTACGACTTCCCGGGTGACGACACCCCGATCGTCATCGGTTCCGCTCTGATGGCCCTGAACGGCCAGGACGACAACGAGATGGGCGTCTCCGCCGTGCGCAAGCTGGTGGAAACCCTGGACTCCTACATTCCGGAGCCGGTGCGTGCCATCGACCAGCCGTTCCTGATGCCGATCGAAGACGTGTTCTCGATCTCCGGCCGTGGCACCGTGGTGACCGGTCGCGTCGAGCGCGGCATCGTCAAGGTGGGCGAGGAAGTGGAAATCGTCGGTATCCGTCCGACCACCAAGACCACCTGCACCGGCGTGGAAATGTTCCGCAAGCTGCTCGACGAAGGTCGTGCCGGCGAGAACATCGGCGCCCTGCTGCGCGGTACCAAGCGTGAGGACGTCGAGCGTGGCCAGGTTCTGGCCAAGCCGGGCACCATCAAGCCGCACACCAAGTTCGAGGCCGAAGTGTACGTGCTGTCCAAGGAAGAAGGCGGTCGTCACACCCCGTTCTTCAAGGGCTACCGTCCGCAGTTCTACTTCCGTACCACCGACGTGACCGGCAACTGCGAACTGCCGGAAGGCGTTGAGATGGTGATGCCGGGCGACAACGTCAAGATGGTTGTCACCCTGATTGCTCCGATCGCCATGGAAGACGGCCTGCGCTTCGCCATCCGCGAAGGCGGTCGTACCGTCGGCGCCGGCGTGGTTGCCAAGATCATCGAATAA
- the secE gene encoding preprotein translocase subunit SecE, translating to MNAKAESKDSRLDIVKWSAVAVLVAVAVVGNQYFAAEPILYRVLGIVVLAVAAGFIALQTVKGGAFFALVKDARAEMRKVVWPTRQETTQTTLIVVAVVLVMALLLWGLDSLLGWLVSLIVG from the coding sequence ATGAACGCCAAGGCTGAAAGCAAAGATTCCCGCCTCGATATCGTCAAGTGGTCTGCAGTAGCCGTCCTGGTTGCTGTTGCCGTGGTGGGCAATCAGTATTTCGCTGCCGAGCCGATCCTGTATCGCGTGCTTGGCATTGTTGTGCTGGCGGTCGCCGCAGGCTTCATCGCTCTGCAAACCGTCAAGGGTGGCGCCTTCTTTGCGCTGGTGAAGGATGCTCGCGCCGAGATGCGCAAGGTGGTATGGCCCACCCGCCAGGAGACCACCCAGACCACGCTGATCGTGGTGGCTGTGGTGCTGGTCATGGCGCTGCTGCTCTGGGGGCTGGACTCCCTGCTCGGCTGGCTGGTTTCTCTCATCGTCGGTTAA
- a CDS encoding SPOR domain-containing protein, producing the protein MRWFFFLLILLNIGLFAWQQRMAPEVTSELSLTPRSEYAGPVATLQLLAEAGPRAAQPVAQVAVQLQAIPANECLVLGGFDAAERAGQLEQRLLSLDIGARVITRDATFGSDHWVYIPPLASSQASLRQLRELQARGIDSYLITEGELANGILLGVYPRLEAAVGVADKLRAAGYEPQVRELPRVYQQYWVRVASKSRRLVDDQLLARLAGDFPDLKHELISCAGLAQTE; encoded by the coding sequence ATGCGTTGGTTTTTCTTTCTGCTGATCCTGCTGAATATCGGCCTGTTCGCCTGGCAGCAGCGTATGGCACCCGAGGTGACCAGTGAGCTGTCGCTGACGCCAAGGTCCGAGTATGCGGGCCCTGTGGCGACCCTGCAGTTGCTGGCAGAGGCAGGGCCCAGGGCGGCGCAGCCGGTGGCGCAGGTCGCCGTCCAGCTTCAGGCCATACCTGCCAATGAGTGCCTGGTGCTCGGGGGATTTGATGCCGCGGAAAGAGCTGGCCAACTTGAGCAGCGCCTTTTGAGCCTGGATATAGGTGCCCGGGTCATCACCAGGGACGCAACATTCGGCTCGGATCACTGGGTGTACATTCCTCCGCTCGCCTCAAGTCAGGCCTCGTTGCGCCAGCTGCGCGAATTGCAGGCGCGCGGCATCGACAGCTACCTGATCACCGAGGGGGAGCTGGCCAACGGTATTCTTCTTGGCGTTTATCCTCGCCTGGAGGCGGCGGTAGGGGTGGCGGACAAGCTGCGTGCTGCTGGCTACGAGCCACAGGTGCGGGAATTGCCCAGGGTCTACCAGCAATACTGGGTGCGAGTGGCCAGCAAAAGTCGCAGGCTGGTGGACGATCAGCTGCTCGCCCGACTCGCAGGAGACTTTCCTGATCTAAAACATGAACTTATCTCGTGCGCGGGGCTTGCGCAGACCGAATAA
- a CDS encoding type III pantothenate kinase has translation MILELDCGNSLIKWRILQSDGLPPVHAGSVASDRELLDALQCVDPAALRWCRIVSVRSEGETRQLLDLLATRYLLSVRQAVPARSCMGVSNGYDDYQRLGLDRWLAVVAGYHLAGKACLVIDLGTAVTADLVDARGQHLGGYICPGLPLMRAQLRTHTRRIRYEDGEVVQVIEDLAPGHNTAQAVERGCLHMLRGFVEEQCRLARDWLGADFEVLLTGGDAGLVADLCPAADVVPDLVFRGLALACPLE, from the coding sequence ATGATTCTTGAGTTGGATTGCGGTAACAGCCTGATCAAGTGGCGAATCCTGCAGAGCGACGGTCTGCCACCCGTGCATGCCGGGAGTGTAGCCTCGGACCGCGAGCTGCTCGATGCGCTGCAGTGCGTGGATCCCGCAGCCTTGCGCTGGTGCCGCATAGTCAGTGTTCGGAGCGAGGGAGAAACCCGCCAACTGCTTGATCTGCTGGCCACGCGTTATCTCCTCAGTGTCAGGCAGGCAGTGCCTGCTCGCTCGTGCATGGGGGTCAGCAATGGCTATGACGATTATCAGCGCCTGGGACTGGACCGCTGGCTGGCTGTAGTGGCTGGCTATCATCTGGCAGGCAAGGCCTGTCTGGTCATTGATCTCGGTACGGCCGTCACTGCCGATCTGGTCGATGCCAGGGGGCAGCATCTGGGGGGCTATATTTGCCCTGGACTTCCTCTGATGCGCGCGCAGCTGCGTACGCATACGCGGCGTATCCGCTATGAGGATGGCGAGGTGGTGCAGGTGATAGAGGATCTGGCGCCCGGACACAACACGGCGCAAGCGGTGGAGCGCGGCTGTCTCCATATGCTCAGGGGCTTTGTCGAGGAGCAATGTCGACTGGCCCGTGACTGGCTGGGAGCGGACTTCGAAGTGCTGCTCACCGGCGGAGATGCAGGGCTGGTGGCTGACCTATGCCCGGCAGCAGATGTCGTGCCCGACTTGGTGTTTCGTGGCCTGGCACTAGCCTGTCCGTTGGAGTGA
- the birA gene encoding bifunctional biotin--[acetyl-CoA-carboxylase] ligase/biotin operon repressor BirA has protein sequence MLQLLRLLADGHFHSGEELGAALGISRSAVWKQLQLLERLTGLSLFKVRGKGYRLERPISLLANDILQARLAPMSVCVEEQVDSTNALAIRLLAGQEPPFLVLAEAQTAGRGRRGRQWASPYGANLYFSLVIRVDRSSTQLQALSLVVGLAVLRVLRQAGVVDLGLKWPNDLLAAGKKIAGILLELNGDPADACNVIIGIGINANMLTGSEIDQPWTSIQLETGSLIDRCELVAALAEELGRMLAVHREHGFAAFHHDWEAQHLWQGREVRLISGVHEVKGTVLGVTGDGALRLMVGGAEQVFSGGELSLRLQDDS, from the coding sequence ATCTTGCAATTATTGCGTCTGCTGGCAGATGGACATTTCCATTCCGGCGAAGAGCTTGGCGCAGCACTGGGAATCAGTCGAAGCGCGGTATGGAAGCAGCTGCAGCTCCTCGAAAGACTGACCGGGTTGTCCCTGTTCAAGGTTCGCGGCAAGGGCTATCGACTCGAGCGCCCCATAAGCCTGCTGGCCAACGACATCCTGCAGGCGCGGTTAGCGCCAATGTCGGTGTGCGTGGAGGAGCAGGTAGATTCGACCAATGCCTTGGCAATCCGGCTGCTCGCAGGTCAGGAGCCGCCGTTCCTGGTGCTGGCTGAAGCGCAAACCGCCGGACGCGGGCGCCGGGGGCGGCAGTGGGCTAGTCCTTACGGAGCCAACCTGTACTTCTCCCTGGTGATTCGGGTTGATCGCTCGTCCACGCAGTTGCAGGCGCTGAGCCTAGTCGTCGGTTTGGCTGTCCTGCGCGTCCTGCGCCAGGCAGGGGTTGTCGACCTCGGCCTCAAGTGGCCGAATGACCTGCTGGCGGCAGGAAAGAAGATTGCCGGCATCCTGCTGGAGCTTAATGGCGATCCAGCGGATGCATGCAATGTAATCATTGGTATTGGCATCAATGCCAATATGCTCACAGGTAGCGAGATCGACCAGCCATGGACGTCCATACAGCTGGAGACAGGTAGTCTGATAGACCGGTGCGAGTTGGTGGCGGCCTTGGCCGAGGAGCTTGGCCGAATGCTGGCAGTACACCGCGAGCACGGTTTCGCGGCGTTCCATCATGACTGGGAGGCTCAGCATCTCTGGCAGGGGCGCGAGGTGCGACTGATCAGTGGCGTACATGAGGTCAAGGGGACGGTGCTTGGGGTTACCGGAGACGGTGCGCTGCGCCTGATGGTCGGTGGTGCCGAACAGGTATTCAGTGGTGGCGAGCTGAGCTTGAGGCTGCAGGATGATTCTTGA